One Labilithrix sp. DNA window includes the following coding sequences:
- a CDS encoding ABC transporter ATP-binding protein, translating into MANDGGGSLVLRDVSAGYGAAEPLLRRVDLSLAAGEIVCVLGPNGAGKTTLVRVASGLLAPATGEVRLLGEPLAGKSRLEIAKVLAVVEQMQELSEAFTVREVVALGRAPHQDAWMHTTAEDRRIVDDALARCDLVALASRSARALSGGEQKRVAVARALAQEPRVLLLDEPGAFLDVRHQLDLYELLARSVARERLACLVVMHDLNVAAQFADRVVLLKRGAVVASGAVRDVLTRDIVNDVFDAALYVGERDGVPFFLPQRHK; encoded by the coding sequence GTGGCAAACGACGGTGGAGGTTCGCTCGTTCTTCGTGACGTCTCGGCAGGATACGGCGCGGCCGAACCGCTGCTGCGCCGCGTCGATCTGAGCCTCGCCGCCGGCGAAATCGTGTGCGTCCTCGGCCCGAACGGCGCGGGAAAAACGACGCTCGTGCGCGTCGCGTCAGGGCTCCTGGCTCCCGCGACCGGCGAGGTGCGACTCCTCGGCGAGCCGCTGGCGGGCAAGTCGCGCCTCGAGATCGCGAAGGTGCTCGCGGTCGTCGAGCAGATGCAGGAGCTCTCGGAGGCGTTCACCGTCCGCGAGGTCGTCGCGCTCGGGCGCGCGCCGCATCAGGACGCGTGGATGCACACGACGGCCGAGGACCGACGCATCGTCGACGACGCGCTCGCGCGCTGCGACCTCGTCGCGCTCGCGTCGCGCTCGGCGCGCGCGCTCTCGGGCGGGGAGCAGAAGCGCGTCGCCGTCGCGCGGGCGCTCGCGCAGGAGCCGCGCGTGCTCTTGCTCGACGAGCCGGGCGCGTTCCTCGACGTGCGTCACCAGCTCGATCTCTACGAGCTCCTCGCGCGCTCCGTCGCGCGCGAGCGCCTCGCCTGCCTCGTCGTCATGCACGACCTCAACGTCGCCGCGCAGTTCGCCGACCGGGTGGTGCTCCTCAAGCGAGGCGCCGTCGTCGCTTCAGGCGCGGTGCGCGACGTCCTCACGCGCGACATCGTGAACGACGTCTTCGACGCCGCCCTCTACGTCGGCGAGCGCGACGGCGTCCCGTTCTTCCTCCCGCAGCGTCACAAGTAG
- a CDS encoding polyhydroxyalkanoate synthesis regulator DNA-binding domain-containing protein, producing the protein MSDKAQDNAAGTESPARRVVKRYSNRKLYDTKDSRYVTLLQIAEMVRGGEEVQIIDNNTKEDLTEVTLAQIIYEEQKQKASSSKNVPLQTLKDLIHQRTEKVLSDLREGPIGRLIPGSGKSEPPGKPEVPEEPPPQEENGVVAAASSKPSLVEQAKDAFEDWQTKIDERVKAVVPNLLPWQQLQQDIKRLNARVEELEQKLKSGNRGE; encoded by the coding sequence GTGAGCGACAAGGCCCAGGACAACGCGGCAGGTACCGAGAGTCCGGCGCGCCGCGTCGTGAAACGGTACTCGAACCGGAAGCTCTACGACACGAAGGACAGCCGGTACGTCACGCTCCTCCAGATCGCGGAGATGGTCCGCGGCGGCGAGGAGGTGCAGATCATCGACAACAACACGAAGGAGGACCTCACCGAGGTCACCCTCGCGCAGATCATCTACGAGGAGCAGAAACAGAAGGCGTCCTCGAGCAAGAACGTCCCGCTCCAGACGTTGAAGGACCTGATTCACCAGCGCACCGAGAAGGTCCTCTCCGATCTCCGCGAAGGCCCGATCGGCCGCCTCATCCCGGGCAGCGGCAAGAGCGAGCCGCCCGGGAAGCCGGAGGTGCCGGAGGAGCCGCCGCCGCAAGAAGAGAACGGCGTGGTCGCCGCCGCGTCGAGCAAGCCGAGCCTCGTCGAGCAGGCAAAAGACGCGTTCGAGGACTGGCAGACGAAGATCGACGAGCGCGTGAAGGCGGTGGTCCCGAACCTCCTGCCGTGGCAGCAGCTCCAGCAGGACATCAAGCGCCTGAACGCCCGGGTCGAGGAGCTCGAGCAGAAGCTCAAATCTGGCAATCGGGGCGAGTAA
- a CDS encoding TlpA family protein disulfide reductase: protein MIDGTARDVGAPTEPAGNMRAAIAVLALAAGFALIPRATKGCEGVSLDEEAPAFEAKIVANAGVLAADGEANPTRLRLESLRGRTVVLDFWATWCGPCQAEAPIVNTIAQRYKDRGLAVVGVNTSDEDGLAAHFVRAKRLGFPVVYDEGNRIASAYHVSNLPTLIVISKTGKVVAIRQGVTSDSALDEIVRRYL, encoded by the coding sequence ATGATCGACGGCACCGCTCGTGATGTTGGGGCGCCGACCGAGCCGGCCGGCAACATGCGCGCCGCGATCGCGGTCCTGGCGCTCGCGGCAGGGTTCGCGTTGATTCCGCGCGCGACGAAGGGCTGCGAGGGCGTCTCGCTCGACGAAGAAGCGCCGGCCTTCGAGGCGAAGATCGTCGCGAACGCGGGCGTCCTCGCCGCGGACGGGGAGGCGAACCCGACGCGCCTCCGCCTCGAGAGCCTGCGCGGGCGAACGGTGGTCCTCGACTTCTGGGCGACGTGGTGCGGGCCGTGCCAGGCGGAGGCGCCGATCGTGAACACGATCGCGCAGCGCTACAAGGACCGCGGCCTCGCGGTGGTGGGCGTGAACACGAGCGACGAGGACGGGCTCGCCGCGCATTTCGTCCGCGCGAAGCGCCTCGGCTTCCCCGTCGTCTACGACGAGGGCAACCGCATCGCGAGCGCGTACCACGTCTCGAACCTGCCGACCTTGATCGTGATCTCGAAGACGGGCAAGGTCGTCGCGATCCGCCAGGGCGTCACGAGCGACAGCGCGCTCGACGAGATCGTTCGACGCTACTTGTGA
- a CDS encoding sigma-70 family RNA polymerase sigma factor: MNQLSTPNKPSDSDAFAQEAVGHLDALYAVACKLTRNPSEAEDLVQDTLLKAMKAREQFHAGTNLKAWLFRILTNTFINKYRRGGLERSVLEGPDADPLVDGWVSASTMRQLRDPEQAALMPIVEGEVQRALDALPTEFKIAVILCDVEEFSYEEIAQIMGCPIGTVMSRLHRGRKLLQRSLYNHALALGIVRGEPVSEQKSNNQPADLAAYRAKRKAS; encoded by the coding sequence ATGAACCAGCTTTCTACGCCGAACAAACCTAGTGATTCCGATGCCTTCGCTCAGGAGGCCGTGGGTCACCTGGACGCTCTCTACGCCGTCGCCTGCAAGCTGACGCGGAACCCCTCCGAGGCGGAGGACCTCGTCCAGGACACTCTCCTGAAAGCGATGAAGGCGCGGGAGCAGTTCCACGCGGGCACGAACCTGAAGGCCTGGCTGTTCCGGATCCTGACCAACACGTTCATCAACAAGTACCGCCGCGGCGGGCTCGAGCGCTCGGTGCTCGAAGGCCCGGACGCGGACCCGCTCGTCGACGGGTGGGTGAGCGCCTCGACGATGCGTCAGCTCCGCGATCCGGAGCAGGCCGCGCTGATGCCGATCGTGGAGGGCGAGGTCCAGCGCGCGCTGGACGCGCTCCCGACCGAGTTCAAGATCGCGGTCATCCTCTGCGACGTGGAGGAGTTCAGCTACGAGGAGATCGCGCAGATCATGGGCTGCCCGATCGGGACGGTGATGAGCCGCCTCCATCGTGGCCGGAAGCTCCTTCAGCGATCTCTCTACAATCACGCGCTGGCTCTCGGTATCGTTAGGGGCGAGCCGGTGAGCGAGCAGAAGTCCAACAACCAGCCCGCGGACCTCGCGGCATACCGAGCCAAAAGGAAAGCCTCTTGA
- a CDS encoding HAMP domain-containing protein, translating into MGSVSSGARRRAYLRVRDIFVGKTERRLAIVILVTTMVPLAAALYLGTQMFRRGVAVFYTPEIGEQLDRGVDVYKDYVKAIKDDLKHQTVAIASDPVLREAARKGNVETLEAELDALFPAFTSLVELRVLRAPPESPAPPFDPDDVAGKTMAHRDRGRPVDQTTEKSLTQIHPLTEDPDGVCVFATFAVSSKRLDELEQSAEVVNRYHQIESSRSDVYQGYLNVFALLLGATVLLTVPLGFLLARGVTRRINRLSAAINLVAQGDLSVRVPVTGSDELTDLARTFNRMIGEISQSRSRIEFLQRIGAWQDMAQRLAHEIKNPLTPIQLAVQECHRKYAGDDPRYRALLDTTLEIVEEEVGTLRRLVGSFSNFARLPHADLKPANLSDFLHDCENQLGHLEDPFAGEEGDNALPANVEVKWEVPKEAIEVAIDREALRRVVINLVRNAVQAIRDHHLHGSRPAGGATSEVIGRVLVSAHREGEGARIEVDDDGPGVAASMRGRIFDPYVTTKADGTGLGLAIVKKVVVEHGGEIDAGESPRLGGARFTLHLPGMKILAIAQAAKEARERAKQQGVETVD; encoded by the coding sequence GTGGGGTCCGTGAGCAGCGGGGCGCGGCGGCGCGCGTACCTCCGCGTCCGCGACATCTTCGTCGGCAAGACGGAGCGCCGCCTCGCGATCGTCATCCTCGTGACGACGATGGTGCCGCTCGCGGCCGCGCTCTACCTCGGGACGCAGATGTTCCGCCGCGGCGTCGCGGTGTTCTACACGCCGGAGATCGGCGAGCAGCTCGATCGCGGCGTCGACGTCTACAAGGACTACGTCAAGGCGATCAAAGACGACCTGAAGCACCAGACCGTGGCGATCGCCTCCGATCCGGTGCTGCGCGAGGCGGCGCGGAAGGGCAACGTGGAGACGCTCGAGGCGGAGCTCGACGCGCTCTTCCCCGCGTTCACGAGCCTCGTCGAGCTGCGCGTGCTCCGCGCGCCGCCGGAGTCTCCGGCGCCGCCGTTCGATCCGGACGACGTCGCCGGCAAGACGATGGCGCACCGCGACCGCGGCCGCCCGGTCGATCAGACGACGGAGAAGAGCCTCACCCAGATCCATCCACTCACCGAGGACCCCGACGGGGTCTGCGTGTTCGCGACCTTCGCCGTGTCGAGCAAGCGCCTCGACGAGCTCGAGCAGTCGGCGGAGGTCGTGAACCGCTACCACCAGATCGAGTCGTCGCGCTCCGACGTCTATCAGGGCTACCTCAACGTCTTCGCGCTCCTGCTCGGCGCCACCGTCCTCCTCACCGTCCCGCTCGGCTTCCTCCTCGCGCGCGGCGTCACGCGCCGCATCAACCGCCTCTCCGCCGCGATCAACTTGGTCGCGCAAGGCGACCTCTCCGTCCGCGTCCCCGTCACCGGCTCCGACGAGCTCACCGACCTCGCGCGGACCTTCAACCGCATGATCGGCGAGATCTCGCAGTCGCGCTCGCGCATCGAGTTCCTCCAGCGCATCGGCGCGTGGCAGGACATGGCGCAGCGCCTCGCGCACGAGATCAAGAACCCGCTCACGCCGATCCAGCTCGCGGTCCAGGAGTGCCACCGCAAGTACGCCGGCGACGACCCGCGCTACCGCGCGCTCCTCGACACGACGCTCGAGATCGTCGAGGAGGAGGTCGGCACGTTGCGCCGCCTCGTCGGCAGCTTCTCGAATTTCGCGCGTCTCCCGCACGCCGACCTCAAGCCGGCGAACCTCTCCGACTTCCTCCACGACTGCGAGAACCAGCTCGGCCACCTCGAGGACCCCTTCGCGGGAGAGGAGGGCGACAACGCGCTCCCGGCCAACGTCGAGGTCAAGTGGGAGGTCCCGAAGGAGGCGATCGAGGTCGCGATCGATCGCGAGGCGCTGCGCCGCGTCGTGATCAACCTCGTACGCAACGCGGTCCAGGCGATCCGCGATCACCACCTCCACGGCTCACGCCCCGCCGGCGGCGCGACGAGCGAGGTGATCGGCCGCGTGCTCGTGAGCGCGCACCGCGAGGGCGAAGGCGCGCGGATCGAGGTCGACGACGACGGCCCCGGCGTCGCGGCGTCGATGCGCGGCCGCATCTTCGACCCTTACGTCACGACGAAGGCGGACGGCACCGGCCTCGGCCTCGCGATCGTGAAGAAGGTCGTCGTCGAGCACGGCGGCGAGATCGACGCCGGCGAGAGCCCCCGCCTCGGCGGCGCCCGCTTCACGCTCCACCTCCCCGGCATGAAGATCCTCGCGATCGCGCAAGCGGCAAAAGAGGCCCGCGAGCGCGCGAAGCAGCAGGGCGTCGAGACGGTCGACTGA